One segment of Cutaneotrichosporon cavernicola HIS019 DNA, chromosome: 4 DNA contains the following:
- the CCT8 gene encoding uncharacterized protein (assists the folding of proteins upon ATP hydrolysis), with product MSLKVPKAGGPDLFKAGYKHLSGLEEAVLRNIQAVGELSEIVRTSFGPYGRNKLIINHLGRLFVTNDAATIIREIEVAHPAAKLLVMASHSQESEMGDATNLVLILAGELLKRSEHLLTMGLHPSEVIQGYEMALAKGREELETLVCKTVASTPLPSKAELAAAIAPSLASKQPGQEHFLADLVADASLTVMPKNPKDFNVDSVRVVKILGGGIDASRVVRGMVFPREPEGIVKSAKKAKVAVFTTALDIAQTETKGTVLLKKAEELLEFSRGEERQLEGYLKEVADSGVKLIIAGSGVGDLALHYLNRLGIAVVKVLSKFDLRRLSRVVGATPLARLGAPTPEEMGYVDVFETIEIGGDRVTVFRQEETGKTRTATVVLRGATINHLDDLERSIDDGVNNVRILLRDGRLVPGAGASEIELAVRVGKYGDVTPGLAQHAIKRWAAALEVVPRTLAENAGLPAEDVVAELYAAHVDNQTDAGVDIDAERPPAIRRTEDPKSPVLDAYAAKDWAIKLATEAAISVLRVDSIIVAKQAGIAPPKQQGHWDDD from the exons ATGTCACTCAAGGTCCCAAAGGCCGGCGGGCCAGACCTCTTCAAG gctGGGTACAAG CACCTCTCaggcctcgaggaggcggtccTCCGTAACATCCAGGCAGTCGGCGAGCTGAGCGAGATTGTGCGCACCTCGTTCGGTCCATATG GCCGCAACAAGCTCATCATCAACCATCTCGGGCGGCTGTTTGTGACGAATGACGCGGCCACGATCATCCGCGAGATCGAGGTGGCGCACCCCGCTGCCAAGCTGCTCGTCATGGCGTCGCACTCGCaggagagcgagatgggcgaCGCGACTAACCTCGTCTTGATCCTTGCCGGCGAGCTACTCAAGCGCTCCGAGCACCTGCTCACCATGGGCCTGCACCCCTCCGAGGTTATCCAGGGGTACGAGATGGCGCTGGCAAAggggcgcgaggagctcgaga CACTTGTCTGCAAGACTGTTGCGTCCACGCCGCTCCCAtccaaggccgagcttgcTGCCGCGATTGCACCGTCTCTCGCGTCCAAGCAGCCCGGGCAGGAGCacttcctcgccgacctcgtggCCGACGCGTCGCTCACCGTTATGCCGAAGAACCCGAAGGACTTCAACGTTGACAGCGTGCGTGTGGTCAAGATTCTAGGCGGCGGCATCGACGCCTCGCGCGTTGTTCGCGGAATGGTCTTCCCTCGTGAGCCCGAAGGTATCGTCAAGAgcgccaagaaggccaaggtcgctGTGTTTACGACCGCGCTCGACATTGCGCAGACTGAGACCAAGGGCACCGTGCtgctcaagaaggcggaggagctgctcgagtTCTCAcggggcgaggagcgccagctcgagggGTATCTGAAGGAGGTAGCGGACAGCggcgtcaagctcatcaTTGCGGGCAgtggcgtcggcgacctcgcACTGCACTACCTCAACCGCCTCGGCATTGCCGTGGTCAAGGTGCTGTCCAAGTTTGACTTGCGGCGTCTCTCGCGTGTGGTTGGCGCGACGCCGCTTGCTCGTCTCGGCGCACCTACGCCGGAGGAGATGGGCTATGTGGACGTGTTCGAGACGATCGAGATTGGCGGCGACCGGGTCACCGTCTTCCGGCAGGAGGAGACTGGCAAGACGCGTACGGCAACAGTTGTCCTGCGCGGTGCGACGATCAaccacctcgacgacctggaGCGCAgcatcgacgacggcgtcaaCAACGTCCGTATCCTGCTGCGCGACGGTCGCCTTGTGCCAGGTGCGGGCGCTAGCGAAATCGAGCTCGCTGTCCGCGTCGGCAAGTACGGCGACGTGACCCCGGGTCTGGCACAGCACGCAATCAAGCGCTGGGCCGCGGCactcgaggtcgtgccGCGCACCCTGGCTGAGAACGCCGGTCTGCCGGCAGAGGACGTCGTGGCTGAACTGTACGCAGCTCACGTCGACAACCAGACGGATGCTGGTGTTGACattgacgccgagcgcccGCCTGCGATCCGCCGTACCGAGGACCCCAAGTCGCCTGTGCTTGACGCCTACGCCGCCAAGGACTGGGCCATCAAGCTCGCGACCGAGGCGGCGATCTCGGTGCTGCGCGTTGACTCGATCATTGTCGCCAAGCAGGCGGGCATTGCTCCACCGAAGCAGCAGGGGCACTGGGACGACGACTAG
- a CDS encoding uncharacterized protein (Putative oxidoreductase C terminal), whose translation MLLLRGVRAARALPPASAPRLARTLLAPSYDRYVELPSHNGADFDVVIVGAGYAMFGSPEGPWNMSRRAEVKLGPRLKVHAVIDPDAERAKRALAEKGSTFAATSYERTVVLPSLQAYADKVRAGTAPSPKAIFVACPPQFRGGVSASNDLELEINKHFPDTNFFVEKPVATGIPWQTSVDGAKEVGRVLAAKANGVVGVGYCLRYLQAVQKMKQIIEDNKLNVMATMGRYIMTYELAIKQEWWRNSGCQGPIIENGTHIADLSRYFGGDVDLCSLTTYHVEADEAPGHLSKTNFDDDAIPLEDKIPRVTSTNWKYKSGAVGSILHGTILQDGDYAIELAVYADGYQLILQDPYGVPSLSVRAPGQPNPEVMPTPGDDPYTTEMSNFIDAIEGGPDPRILSTFEDAAKTYEFTWAIRNAGEAVTRKRRSRAVG comes from the exons atgctcctcctccgcggcgTCCgtgccgcccgcgccctTCCTCCCGCTTCTGCTCCCCGCCTCGCGCGtaccctcctcgccccgTCTTATGACCGTTATGTCGA actGCCGAGCCACAACGGTGCCGACTTTGACGTGGTCATCGTCGGTGCAGGCTAT gccATGTTCGGGAGTCCTGAGG GACCGTGGAACAtgtcgcgccgcgcagaGGTCAAGCTAGGTCCTCGGCTCAAGGTACACGCCGTGATTGATCCAGATGCCGAGCGGGCCAagcgcgccctcgccgagaagggCAGTACCTTTGCAGCCACGAGTTACGAGCGCACCGTCGTCCTCCCATCTCTCCAAGCTTATGCAGACAAGGTGCGCGCCGGCACCGCCCCATCTCCAAA GGCGATCTTCGTTGCCTGTCCGCCCCAGTTCCGTGGTGGGGTTAGTGCCAGCAACGATCTCGAACTCGAGATCAACAAGCACTTTCCAGACACCAACTTCTTCGTAGAGAAGCCCGTGGCGACCGGAATTCCATGGCAAACGTCCGTCGACGGAGCAAAGGAGGTCGGCCGCGTCCTTGCCGCCAAGGCTAAtggcgtcgtcggggtCGGTTACTGCCTCCGATACCTGCAGGCCGTGCAGAAGATGAAGCAGATCATTGAGGATAACAAGCTCAACGTCATGGCTACCATGGGAAGGTATATCATGACCTACGAGCTGGCCATCAAGCAAGAGTGGTGGCGTAACTCTGGATGCCAGGGCCCAATTATCGAGAACGGGACGCATATCGCCGACCTGAGTCGATACTTTGGCGGAGATGTCGACTTGTGCTCTCTCACCACTTATCATGTTGAGGCAGATGAGGCTCCCGGTCATCTTTCCAAGACCAactttgacgacgacgccattCCACTCGAAGACAAGATCCCCCGCGTTACCAGCACCAATTGGAAGTACAAGTCTGGCGCGGTGGGAAGCATCCTCCATGGCACCATCCTCCAGGACGGCGATTACGCTATCGAGCTCGCAGTCTATGCGGACGGGTACCAGCTCATCCTACAGGACCCGTATGGCGTACCGTCGCTcagcgtgcgcgcgccagGACAGCCCAACCCAGAGGTCATGCCAACCCCAGGAGACGACCCGTACACGACTGAGATGAGCAACTTTATCGACGCG atCGAAGGAGGGCCTGACCCCCGCATCTTGTCAACGTTTGAGGACGCGGCCAAGACATACGAGTTTACGTGGGCGATCCGGAACGCAGGCGAGGCGGTCacgcgcaagcgccgctCACGCGCTGTTGGGTAG
- a CDS encoding uncharacterized protein (Amino acid permease), with protein sequence METVEKITSPELHEVKSYHEGEGPNHNPALERNFSFWSCLGLAFAILNSWNAMAASMSVALPSGGSIAMVWGLPVSAVGTLLMAVSLAEAAHAFPTTGGQYDWTFCVAPKRLRVGLSFVAGWAATTGWIALVAANSIMTSNFVMGIISLLHPNFQSHPYQIFLLYLAMTLLAYLLNTFAVRVLPWIDTGAMMWSMLGIVTVMITLLACASGEYQPAKAVFATWTNTTGWPDGMAFMLSLLQSVLGFTAFDAVSHLSEEMPRPSINAPKAMVIAVFIGSVTGWLFLVILLLCLKDLDAATTATTGPLIEIYRQVTGSNAGTTCLVMFNLLAMFFACQGACTVASRLLMTFGRDNGMAGLSHYLGSVHPRLLVPQWSVLFVAVVVVIFGLINLGSSVALNAIISSAIVFLQVSYFIPILCIFLRGEEAFGDAPRSWSLGRWRRPINAFALVFLTATTVCFFFPPGVPVTGSTMSYVVVVFAIGMLLALGVWVGSARKVFNGPSEMEARLIEGRRMAGSEPPGAND encoded by the exons ATGGAGACAGTCGAGAAGATCACATCGCCCGAACTCCACGAGGTCAAGTCGTACcatgagggcgaggggcCGAACCATAATCCCGCCCTCGAGCGTAACTTCAGTTTCTGGAGTTGCTTGGGGCTCGCATTCGCCATTCTCAACTCGTGGAACGCCAT GGCCGCGTCCATGTCCGTCGCGCTGCCGAGTGGCGGATCCATCGCGATGGTGTGGGGTCTCCCCGTATCGGCTGTTGGCACGTTGTTAATGGCGGTATCTCT TGCCGAGGCGGCTCACGCGTTCCCCACCACTGGCGGACAGTATGACTGGACTTTTTGCGTCGCGCCTAAGCGTCTTCGCGTCGGCCTCTCCTTCGTGGCGGGCTgggcagcgacgacgggctGGATCGCGCTCGTGGCTGCCAACTCGATCATGACCTCCAACTTTGTCATGGGAATCATCTCGCTCCTGCACCCGAATTTCCAGAGCCACCCGTACCAGATCTTCCTCCTCTACCTTGCCATGACGCTGCTCGCTTACCTCCTCAACACGTTTGCTGTTCGCGTCCTTCCATGGATCGACACGGGCGCAATGATGTGGAGCATGCTCGGTATCGTGACTGTCATGATCACGCTCCTGGCGTGCGCGTCGGGCGAGTACCAGCCCGCCAAGGCTGTTTTCGCGACCTGGACCAACACCACCGGATGGCCTGACGGAATGGCATTCATGCTCTCCCTCCTGCAGAGCGTACTTGGCTTCACTGCGTTCGACGCAGTTAGCCATCTCAGCGAGGAGATGCCTCGGCCATCGATTAACGCCCCCAAGGCTATGGTCATTGCCGTGTTTATCGGCAGCGTTACCGGCTggctcttcctcgtcatccttctcctctgcctcaaggacctcgacgctgccACTACTGCCACAACCGGCCCTCTCATCGAGATCTACCGCCAAGTCACCGGATCCAATGCAGGC ACTACTTGCCTAGTCATGTTCAACCTCCTGGCCATGTTCTTCGCATGCCAGGGTGCATGCACGGTGGCCTCGCGCCTTCTGATGACCTTTGGCCGTGACAACGGCATGGCCGGGCTCTCGCACTACCTCGGTTCAGTACACCCCCGGCTCCTAGTCCCTCAGTGGTCGGTCCTCTTCGTTGCCGTCGTAGTCGTAATCTTCGGCCTTATCAACCTCGGCTCCTCGGTCGCTCTCAACgccatcatctcctcggccatcgTCTTCCTCCAAGTATCGTACTTTATTCCCA TTCTTTGCATTTTCCTGCGCGGCGAAGAGGCATTCGGCGACGCGCCCCGCTCCTGGTCTCTCGGGCGATGGCGCCGCCCTATCAACGCCTTTGCACTCGTTTTCCTCACCGCGACTACCGTGTGTTTCTTCTTCCCCCCAGGAGTTCCGGTTACGGGGAGCACCATGTCGtatgtcgtcgtcgtgttCGCTATCGgcatgctcctcgcccttggtGTGTGGGTCGGAAGTGCGCGCAAGGTGTTCAACGGCCCTagcgagatggaggcgcGTCTTATCGAGGGCCGCCGGAT GGCGGGCTCCGAGCCACCCGGGGCAAATGACTAA